The Euphorbia lathyris chromosome 3, ddEupLath1.1, whole genome shotgun sequence genome contains a region encoding:
- the LOC136223628 gene encoding adenylate kinase isoenzyme 6 homolog, whose product MAQDSNKRSKPNILITGTPGTGKTTTSLALAEATQLRHINIGDLVREKNLHDGWDEQFESHVINEDLVCDELEDIMQEGGNIVDYHGCDFFPERWFDRVVVLQTETSFLYDRLSKRDYSQKKISNNVECEIFQILLEEAKDSYSEDIVVALRSDSIEDISRNVGSLTDWVRNW is encoded by the exons ATGGCGCAAGATAGCAACAAGAGGAGTAAACCAAATATACTGATAACAGGAACACCTGGAACTGGGAAAACCACGACTTCATTGGCTCTAGCAGAAGCAACCCAGCTCCGCCACATCAATATAGGAGATTTGGTTAGAGAGAAGAATTTGCATGACGGTTGGGATGAGCAATTTGAAAGTCATGTCATCAACGAGGACCTG GTATGTGATGAGCTTGAAGATATTATGCAAGAAGGGGGAAACATAGTTGACTACCATGGCTGTGATTTTTTTCCTGAGCGATGGTTTGATCGAGTTGTGGTGCTTCAAACCGAAACTTCTTTCTTGTATGATCGGCTGAGTAAAAG GGATTACTCGCAGAAGAAGATATCGAACAATGTAGAGTGTGAAATATTCCAAATACTCTTAGAGGAGGCAAAAGACAGTTACTCAGAAGACATTGTTGTGGCACTAAGGAGTGATTCTATTGAAGACATCAGTAGAAATGTTGGTAGTTTGACAGATTGGGTGAGGAATTGGTAA